GTATTCACCGCATGTgagaaataaaatttgatttgattggagttGGCAAGAAAATTGGGAGGCCTATACAAGCTTATGTGGAATATGTGAAGCGGTTCTGGTCCCTTGCTTGGATAATCATCCATACCCACTACCACTGCACTGAAAAATGCATGCCCACAGATCCAAGACTATTTATATACTTCAGAGGTAGTTACAGCTCATGATAAGATTCTGTCCAATCACAGGAGCCCTCTAAGTCAAGGCATGGTGGTTGCCATAGTGATCCAGACAAAAACCACCTGTCCGTTGTTTCTATAGTGATATTGGCCTGCCGATGCCAATAATGCCAGAGTATCAGAGATAGAGTTTGTCACACCattatctgtttcacctgttatCTGTTTATCCACCCCCCTCCTGGTGTCGCCCATTTTCCCCATaatcccctgtgcatttatacctgtgttttatgtttgtctgttgccagttcgtcttgtctcgtcTCGTCAAACCTACCAGCATATCTTGAAATGTCTGCATCTGtgtcttatcctgaggtctgttagAGTTAATGAGTCTGTCTCTAATGTGGCAGAGATGTTTTGTGTCCACAGCGTTCTGTCATTGTCAGCTactggtaactgccaaaataaaggaaacacttgagtaaataagGAATACaaagtgtggttcctgagttaattaagaaattaaaacatcccatcatgcttagggtcatgtttaTAAAGTGTCCTTGTTATTTggaatccttgggatgtccctaccccattgaagtttacattttaaatggttaaggtaagggttaaggttaggtacagtttatggttaaggttagtggttaaggttagggtaggggataaggttagggtttagggtagggatgtcccaaggatcccgcaTTGCATTAACCGTATACAAATGCCCAGTtgtccattattttggctaccatggctagaagaaatcTCAgtcactttgaaagaggggtctcaaaggagcatcggggtttaaagggtgtgtgtgttggttcttctaaaatccccaaaagtccccacaaggatagtaaaacaaggaaaattcttcCTCGTGGGGACATGTCCCACGTCCTCATGAGGACAAAGGTTATTTTAAATttaggggttagaattagggtcagGGTAAGGGGTGATTGGTTAGGTTTAGAAGTTAGGTTTTGCGTTAGGGTtacgggttagggttatggtagcggttagggttaggggttatggaaaataggattttgaatggaaatacattttaggtccccaAGACGGTagaacaaaatgtgtgtgtgtgtcttagtcaccagatctcaacctaattgaacacttatggaagattatggagcggcgcctgagacagacTTTTCCACCACTGTCAACAAAACACCCAATTATGTCATTTCTCAtagaagaatggtgttgcatccctccagtAGAGTACCAGACAATTGTAGAATCTATGGCAAGGTGCATTTAAACTGTTCTGGctgctcgtggtggcccaacaccctattaagacactttatgttggtgtttcctttgttttggcagttacctgtaggtctGTCATGATCACTGCCTGTCCCCCTTCCCCTGCCCTGGTAGCCTATAGGCTGGCTGGGTACAAAGCAAAGCCAAGTCATTTATTTTGGAACTTAATGTTGGTACGAGTTCAGGGCAGTGGAGTGGCTTGAGGTGTGTTTGGTTTAAATATGTATATGGAGATGAAATGGTATACAGATTGATTCTCCCTAGTCTAGTGAtcatccctcacacacacattgctGGAGGATACATGAATTATCCATTTCTCGCTTTCTTCCCTTTCACCCTTTTCTCATTTTAGAAACCAGGCTTTGACGAAGGGGAAAAATACGAGATTTAAAATGGTGCTTCAGGAGTTACATCAGGCCTCTTACGTTTACCTTTTATAACCTGCTTGACTGTTATGCCTGGGATTAACAGTAATTGTTTGTATCACGTTtcaaaaggtgtgtgtgtttatgcctaTCTGTATGCTTAAATGCACATAAATGAGCCTTCGACTGTTTCAATTCCGCAGAACTTCGAGGAACAATACATCTTTGGCACTAAAGCCATGATTATAGGATGTAGCCTGATGTTGTATTTGTGTCAAAGTGACAGCTTAATATCACAGGGACAAGGGGGACCTATGGAACATTAAACTGTGTTTGTAATTATCACACCAACAAACTCAGTCTGTATTTGTGCAAGTTTCAATATTTCTTAGCCTAGATTTCCTAGGAGATTAAGTAATGAAATCTTGAATGTTGGCACATTTAACGGGGGGattggggggattgtgcgatgaatctcctggtagacgcagcacttcccaggagtcacctGTATCCTCTttcacaggaggagacggaggctatggaaacatatgtctccgaatctctgggacagggatacattcggccttccacttcacctgcctcctcgagtttcttttttgtgaagaagaaggatggagattTACGCCCGTAcattgactatagaggtataAATCAGATCACGGTGAAGTACAGTTACCTGCTGCCGCTCATAGCCAGTGTGACAGAGTCATTGcacggggtgcgcttcttcaccaaattggatctcaggagtgctccGGGAGGGgcatgagtggaagacggcatttagtaccacctctgggcactatgagtacctcgtcatgccgtacgggttgatgaatgctccatcagtcttaaaatcatttgtagattagattttcagggacctgcacgggcagggtgtagtggtatatagatgacattctaatatactccgctacacgcgccgagcatgtgtctctggtgcgcaagGGGCTTGGTTGACTGTTGAAGCATGACCTGtaagtcaaggctgagaaatgtctgttcttccaacagtccatctccttcctagggtaccgcctgtccacgtcaggggtggagatggagagtgaccgcatttcagccgtgcgtaattggctgactccaaccacggttaagggggtgcagcggtttttagggtttgccaactactaccggatgtttatccggggctttggtcaggtagcggctcccattacctccttgctgaaggggggaccggtgcgactgcagtggccagctggggcggacagggcttttggtcacctgaaggctctgtttacctcggctcccgtgctggctcatccggatccctccttggcattcatagtagaggtggacgcgtccgaggctgggataggagctgtgctgtctcagcgctcgggtacgccaccaaagctccgcccctgtgctttcttttcgaagaagctcagcctggcggagcgaaactatgatgtgggggaccgggagctgttggctgttgtcagggCTCTGAAGGCAtggaggcattggcttgagggggctaaacacacTTTCCTCTtttggactgaccaccacaatctggagtacatccgggcggcgaggagactgaaccctcgccaggcaaggtgggccatgtttttcacccgttttgttttcaccctaccctacagaccattattccagaacgctaaggcagacgcactgtcccggatgtatgacacagaggagcggtccacggatcccgctcccatacttccggcttttgcctggtggcaccggtggtatgggagtttgacgcggacatcgagcgggcgttacggacggagcccactcccccccagtgtccagttgggcgtctgtacgttctgtCTGATGTCCGCGATCgattgatctgttgggcccacacgtcaccctcctctggtcatccttgCATCGGTCGGActgtgcgctgtcttagtgggaagtactggtggcccactttagctaagtcCGTGAGGGTTTacgtttcctcctgctcagtgtgcgcccagtgcaaggcacctagacacctgcccagagggaaattacaacccctacccattccacaacggccgtggtcacacctatcggtggatttcgtgatgGATCTTCCTCCGTTAcaaggaaacaccacgatcctggtcgttgtggatcggttttctaagtcctgccgtctccttcctttgcccggtctccctacggccctacagactgcggaggccctgtttacacacgtcttccggcactacggggtgcatgaggatatacagtgacggaaaaaagtatttgatcccctgctgattttgtacgtttgcccactgacaaagaaatgatcagtctataattttaatgttaggtatatttgaacagtgagagacagaataacaacaaaagaatccagaaaaacacatgtcaaaaatgttataaattgatttgcattttaatgagggaaataagtatttcaccccctctcaatcagaaagatttccggctcccaggtgtctcttatacaggtaacgagctgagattaggagcacactcttaaagggagtgctcctaatctcagtttgttacctgtataaaagacacctgtccacagaagcaatcaatcagattccaaactctccatcatagccaagaccaaagagctctccaaggatgtcagggacaagattgtagacctacacaaggctggaatgggctacaagaccatcgccaagcagcttggtgagaaggtgacaacagttggtgcaattattcgcaaatggaagaaacacaaaagaactgtcaatctccctcggcctggggctccatgcaagatctcacctcgtggagttgcaatgatcatgagagcggtgaggaatcagcccagaactacacgggaggatcttgtcaatgatctcaaggcagctgggatgaTATGTTGCGTGTTCCTTCCACTACGACTccggaaagcatgcagtttattaagctacagatgaaataagttatgatggaCTTCACAGAATGGTGAAAGTTCACGGTGATGAGCTTGTTGCTCTTTTCCAATacatattgagggtcttattctggtgacatatgATCGATgtttggctgccatttgacaaaaaaaatataatctcgctcttttgtccataataatctcatcatgtaggttatacgtgcgctctagccaacagcgctCAGATACACGACTGTACAGAATCTACTATATtgctagagcgcacgtgccaataccagagtgggcacacttGCTAAATAAAGCACATTTATTTTGTGAGTAAACCAtctgtagagttgaaaatgcgatggaaacccatttaacttgtattttcttATTCGGTACATGGCAATTTATCTCTACAAGGTATTTTTTATCGTGCAACaaatcaatttgatggaaacacatatTTAATGCAaaaatgcgcatattgtttttatgcgaGTTTTTAAATTCTTTAATATTCATTCGTATGAAAACCTAGCTATTGACCCACAAAAATGTGGTAGTTTATTTTATTATCGCTTGCACTACAAAATCATTGGTGTCTTTCTCAGTTTACAACATAGAAGATAAACATTAGAGAAGACTTTCAAGCATCGTTTTTTTGTATGTACAAAGTTAAGGTTTTCCAAAAATCTGTCTGGTCTTTCTAAAGTTGGCTTGTCGGCCTGTCTTGTTAAGCTACATCAAACCTGGACTGTCTCTGTGAACACACAGCTTCTATTTTGTAAATTATTATTTCACAATGTTTCTGCCTggcctgacttgcctagttaaataaaggttaaataaataaataaataatcctaAAAGCACTAAACAGCTTCTCCACTGTTGATGATGAAAGTTTGATCGTTTACAATATATGTATTaaatataacaataataataggCAGTAAATGCATTCTATATGCCTGCTATACAACATTTTGTCAAACAGTTTGCAGGTGTTAACATGGATTTTGTGAGATTAGATTTGGACAATTATTCACAAAAGGTACCAAAGGAATCTATTTTCTGGACTCCACCGACATGTTGACCACACCTTGTCACAATGTCTCTCATTCCTATGTTGTCTGACAGAGGTTTTACACCCGTGATTTAGTTCCCTGTGACGCTCAGCACCAGCCTACCGCACCAACCGGCTGCCTTTATCCATTAGCGGTGGTTTACCCCCCAGGATTTGGCGCGTATTTGCGCACATACCCTACGGTCCGCTCACAATTACCCTACCTATTTCTGGCTCCATTATAGTGAGTGCTTTAATGTCCCCGAAAGATCACTTGACATATCTTGACCATGATATCGAGGGAGTAAATAGCATGGAAATAGCCCGTCATTAGAGCTGCGTATTAGAGCTGCCTATTTGGAGTCGGAAATGCTTTTGAAGCTCACGTAGAGCGAGCTGACCACCGCGGCCTCATCATTAAAGGAGTCTTTCGGACTCCGGCACAGCACCGTTTCCAGCTTCTTGGGCAGCTGGCCGCTGAAGAGCAGGTAGATGCAGGGGTTTGTGCAGCTGTTCAGACTCGCCAACAGCATCAGGATGGTGAACGTTGTCGCTGCAAAGACAATAACACACGATGAAATTACGCACAGGTAGACTAGCTTACCCAAAATCAGAGGGCGAGTAAACAATAAATCACTAGGCTACATCGACAGTCATAATTGTTGACTTTTTTTATTTAGTTATAATAAGATTGATATCCGTGTTCTTACTTTCCGTCGGCGCGTCCATGTCCCAAACAGACCAAAGCTGGACCATGAAGAACGGAGTCCAGCAGATGATGTAGACGAGCACAATAACCACCGTCATCTTCACGGTCTTGATTCGTGCTTTGGACACCCTGGCCACGCTGCTGGCTCTGGAGGGCAGTGGAAAGGCCACCCCGCTGCCCCCCTCCTGATGCGTCTTTAGATAAAGGTTGACCTGGATGGCTCGACATATTTGCACCTGGCACACCACCACGGTCAAAATGGGTAAGACAAAGATGACCAGCGTGGTCCAAGTGATGTAGGTCTTCAGGCCCCAGGGCTGGATGAAGTCCGCCCAGCAGTCGAACACCCCGGGCGCCACCTGGACCCTCGAGAAGATGAAAATCTGAGGCAGGCCGCCCACGAGGGAGATCGTCCAGGCGACGAACACTGGGATGTTCCAGCGCGCGTGCCTCCTCTGAAACTTGACCATGGGGTTGCATATAGCCTGGTAGCGGTCAATGGTCATCACCACGATCATGTAGGTGGACGCAAACATGCCCACTACCTGCAGATACTTCACCAAGCGGCACACCAGGTCTGGTCCAATGAACCTGTCCGTAATGTCCCACATGAGCTGCGGGCAAACCTGGAAAAACGCAACCACCAGGTCTGCGATGCACAGATGGAACACGAAGACACGCATCCTGGAGACCTGTTTGCGCCGCTTCCACAGAACCAGTAATAGCCCGGTGTTCAGGATAGAGGCGCTTACGAAGATAACACTGAGCAGCGCGATCTCTACTTTGGCCAGTTTCTCATCCCTGGGCGTGTCCTCAACCTCCAGCATCATACTGAAGTTCCCGAGACTGCTGTTAAACGGGTGCATGGTTTACTGATGGAGAGCGAAGAGGAGGCCAGCAACTTTACGCACGAGTGGTCTTCTGCAGAGAAACAAATACAAAGATTCATACACTGACACAATGAGAAACTTTGATATGCAATTACACTATTGTTATGATTTACCTACCATATCTGATCTGAACTTCTCAAATAACAATACAAAGAAAGTCTGAGTGAGTAAGTTAAATTGCGTTTTATGCTAATTAAACTTCGAAATTACAATGAATAAATGCTTATCAAATACTGACATCATCACATCTATGTCAAAACAAAATGGCCTAAATGTCCAAATAGCTCAATGGTTTCAATCCATCCCcccaaaatatataaaaaataggaCCATAGGCTAAAGAAACGTAAGCCTATAACTTAAACAAAGAC
The sequence above is drawn from the Salmo salar chromosome ssa22, Ssal_v3.1, whole genome shotgun sequence genome and encodes:
- the LOC106583146 gene encoding vasopressin V2 receptor-like, yielding MHPFNSSLGNFSMMLEVEDTPRDEKLAKVEIALLSVIFVSASILNTGLLLVLWKRRKQVSRMRVFVFHLCIADLVVAFFQVCPQLMWDITDRFIGPDLVCRLVKYLQVVGMFASTYMIVVMTIDRYQAICNPMVKFQRRHARWNIPVFVAWTISLVGGLPQIFIFSRVQVAPGVFDCWADFIQPWGLKTYITWTTLVIFVLPILTVVVCQVQICRAIQVNLYLKTHQEGGSGVAFPLPSRASSVARVSKARIKTVKMTVVIVLVYIICWTPFFMVQLWSVWDMDAPTETTTFTILMLLASLNSCTNPCIYLLFSGQLPKKLETVLCRSPKDSFNDEAAVVSSLYVSFKSISDSK